In Paracoccus aminophilus JCM 7686, a single window of DNA contains:
- the sufC gene encoding Fe-S cluster assembly ATPase SufC, giving the protein MLEIKNLHAELEDGSKQILKGVDLTVPAGQVHAIMGPNGSGKSTLSYVLSGRDGYEVTEGAASLNGEDLLAMEPEERAAAGLFLAFQYPVEIPGVGNLTFLRTAVNAQRKARGEEELSSGDFLKLVREKAKTLNIDAEMLKRPVNVGFSGGEKKRNEILQMAMLEPKMCILDETDSGLDVDAMRLVSEGVNALRAPDRSFLVITHYQRLLDHIRPDVVHIMYNGRIIKTGGPELALEVEKNGYADLLAEVAE; this is encoded by the coding sequence ATGCTGGAAATCAAAAACCTGCACGCCGAACTTGAAGACGGTAGCAAGCAGATCCTCAAAGGGGTCGATCTGACCGTGCCGGCCGGGCAGGTTCACGCGATCATGGGGCCGAACGGGTCGGGCAAATCGACGCTCTCCTATGTGCTCTCGGGCCGCGACGGCTATGAAGTGACCGAGGGCGCGGCCTCGCTCAACGGCGAGGACCTGCTGGCGATGGAGCCGGAAGAGCGCGCGGCGGCAGGGCTGTTCCTGGCCTTCCAATATCCGGTCGAGATCCCCGGCGTCGGCAACCTGACCTTCCTGCGCACGGCGGTGAACGCACAGCGCAAGGCGCGGGGCGAAGAGGAGCTCTCCTCGGGCGATTTCCTGAAGCTGGTGCGCGAAAAGGCAAAGACGCTGAACATCGACGCCGAGATGCTGAAGCGTCCGGTCAATGTCGGCTTCTCGGGCGGCGAGAAAAAGCGCAATGAAATCCTGCAGATGGCCATGCTGGAGCCCAAGATGTGCATCCTCGACGAGACCGACTCGGGTCTCGATGTCGATGCGATGCGTCTGGTGTCCGAAGGCGTGAACGCTCTGCGCGCGCCGGATCGCAGCTTCCTAGTGATCACCCATTACCAGCGCCTGCTCGACCACATCCGCCCCGATGTCGTCCATATCATGTATAACGGCCGCATCATCAAAACCGGCGGGCCCGAGCTTGCGCTTGAGGTCGAGAAGAACGGTTACGCCGACCTGCTGGCGGAGGTTGCGGAATGA
- the sufB gene encoding Fe-S cluster assembly protein SufB produces MADLANAPELEVREGVDRETVETVQNMGSYKYGWDTEIEMEYAPKGINEDIVRLISQKNEEPEWMTDWRLKAFRRWQDMKQPEWAMLTIPDIDFQDVYYYARPKSMAVKPKSLDEVDPKLLATYSKLGIPLKEQMILAGVEGAGESPAEARKVAVDAVFDSVSIGTTFKDELAKAGVIFCSISEAIKEHPELVKQYLGSVVPAGDNFYSALNAAVFSDGSFVYIPPGVKCPMELSTYFRINAENTGQFERTLIIADKGAYVSYLEGCTAPKRDTAQLHAAVVEIVILEDAEVKYSTVQNWFPGDEEGKGGIYNFVTKRADCRGDRAKIMWTQVETGSAITWKYPSCILRGDESQGEFYSIAIANNMQQADTGTKMLHLGKNTRSRIVSKGISAGKAQNTYRGQVSMHPKATNSRNYTQCDSLLIGSECGAHTVPYIEVKNNSSRVEHEATTSKVDDDQLFYCRARGMDEEEAVALVVNGFCREVLQALPMEFAMEAQSLVAISLEGSVG; encoded by the coding sequence ATGGCTGATCTGGCTAATGCTCCGGAGCTTGAGGTCCGCGAAGGCGTCGACCGCGAGACCGTCGAAACTGTTCAGAACATGGGCAGCTACAAATACGGCTGGGATACCGAAATCGAGATGGAATATGCCCCCAAGGGCATCAATGAAGACATTGTCCGTCTGATTTCGCAAAAGAACGAAGAGCCGGAGTGGATGACCGACTGGCGGCTCAAGGCATTCCGGCGCTGGCAGGATATGAAGCAGCCGGAATGGGCGATGCTGACGATCCCGGACATCGATTTTCAGGACGTCTATTACTACGCGCGCCCGAAAAGCATGGCGGTGAAGCCGAAGTCCTTGGACGAGGTCGACCCGAAGCTGCTCGCGACCTATTCGAAACTGGGCATTCCGCTGAAAGAGCAGATGATCCTTGCTGGCGTTGAAGGTGCGGGCGAAAGCCCGGCCGAGGCGCGTAAGGTCGCGGTTGATGCGGTCTTTGACTCGGTCTCGATCGGGACGACCTTCAAGGATGAGCTGGCGAAAGCGGGCGTGATCTTCTGCTCGATCTCGGAAGCGATCAAGGAACACCCGGAACTGGTGAAGCAGTATCTCGGTTCGGTGGTTCCGGCGGGCGACAACTTCTATTCGGCGCTGAATGCGGCGGTCTTCTCGGACGGGTCTTTCGTCTATATCCCGCCAGGCGTGAAATGCCCGATGGAGCTTTCGACCTATTTCCGCATCAACGCGGAAAACACCGGCCAGTTCGAGCGCACCCTGATCATCGCCGACAAGGGCGCTTATGTGAGCTACCTTGAAGGCTGCACCGCGCCCAAGCGCGACACCGCCCAGCTTCATGCGGCGGTGGTCGAGATCGTCATTCTCGAAGATGCCGAGGTCAAATATTCGACCGTTCAGAACTGGTTCCCGGGCGATGAAGAGGGCAAGGGCGGCATCTACAACTTCGTGACGAAACGCGCCGATTGCCGGGGCGATCGCGCGAAGATCATGTGGACGCAGGTCGAGACCGGCTCGGCGATCACCTGGAAATATCCGTCCTGCATCCTGCGCGGCGACGAAAGCCAGGGCGAGTTCTATTCGATCGCGATTGCCAATAACATGCAGCAGGCCGACACCGGGACCAAGATGCTCCATCTTGGCAAGAACACGCGCTCACGCATTGTTTCAAAAGGGATTTCTGCTGGTAAAGCGCAGAATACCTACCGCGGTCAGGTCTCGATGCATCCGAAGGCCACCAACAGCCGGAACTATACGCAATGCGACAGCCTGCTGATCGGTTCGGAATGCGGGGCCCATACGGTTCCCTATATCGAGGTCAAGAACAACTCGAGCCGGGTCGAGCACGAGGCCACCACCTCGAAGGTCGATGACGATCAGCTCTTCTACTGCCGCGCCCGCGGCATGGACGAAGAAGAGGCGGTCGCGCTGGTCGTGAACGGGTTCTGCCGCGAGGTGCTGCAAGCCCTGCCGATGGAATTTGCGATGGAGGCTCAGTCTCTGGTCGCGATTTCGCTGGAAGGTTCGGTCGGCTGA
- a CDS encoding cysteine desulfurase family protein, whose product MARAYLDWNATTPLCAEARAAMLAACEIVGNPSSVHAEGRAAKSAMERAREEIAAAVGAEGADVIFTSGSTEAAALALAGRGFACSPVEHDAVRAWCGETLATDANGIVTVLDPARSSLQLANSETGVIQSLPDGLGVTDLTQAFGKIAFAFNWLGVTAGFISAHKIGGPKGIGALIVKRGTEIEARIKGGGQEQGRRAGTENLIGIMGFAAAAKAAQNDLDQGKWERVGEIRDSLLATLESGAEDVTFLGRDSRRLPNTLSVLTPGWKGETQVMQMDLAGFAVSAGSACSSGKVRASGVLQAMGISPEHAGDAIRISFGPSTDERDVTRFADAWLTARQRWRERNYGRSTAGKDDHG is encoded by the coding sequence ATGGCGCGCGCCTATCTCGACTGGAACGCGACCACGCCGCTTTGCGCCGAGGCGCGGGCGGCGATGCTGGCGGCCTGCGAGATCGTCGGCAATCCGTCCTCGGTCCATGCCGAGGGCCGCGCGGCGAAATCCGCGATGGAGCGGGCGCGCGAAGAGATTGCGGCGGCGGTCGGCGCCGAGGGGGCGGATGTCATCTTCACCTCGGGCTCGACCGAGGCGGCGGCTCTGGCTTTGGCGGGGCGCGGCTTTGCCTGCTCGCCGGTCGAGCATGACGCGGTTCGCGCCTGGTGCGGCGAAACGCTCGCGACCGATGCCAATGGGATCGTGACGGTGCTCGATCCGGCGCGGTCGAGCTTGCAGCTCGCGAATTCCGAGACCGGGGTGATCCAAAGCCTGCCCGATGGGCTTGGCGTCACCGATCTGACGCAGGCGTTCGGCAAGATCGCCTTTGCCTTCAACTGGCTTGGCGTCACCGCAGGCTTCATTTCGGCCCATAAGATCGGCGGGCCCAAGGGGATCGGGGCCCTGATCGTCAAGCGCGGCACCGAGATCGAGGCGCGGATCAAGGGCGGCGGCCAAGAGCAAGGGCGGCGCGCTGGGACCGAGAACCTGATCGGAATCATGGGTTTTGCCGCAGCTGCGAAGGCTGCGCAAAATGATCTGGATCAAGGAAAGTGGGAGAGGGTCGGTGAAATCCGCGATTCCTTGCTCGCTACACTGGAATCCGGGGCCGAAGATGTTACATTCTTGGGGCGCGATTCCCGACGCTTGCCAAATACCTTGTCGGTTCTGACACCGGGCTGGAAAGGCGAGACGCAGGTGATGCAGATGGATCTGGCTGGTTTTGCCGTTTCGGCGGGCTCGGCCTGCTCCTCGGGCAAGGTCCGGGCCAGTGGCGTTCTGCAAGCCATGGGGATCTCGCCGGAACATGCGGGCGACGCGATCCGCATCTCGTTCGGTCCGAGCACGGATGAACGGGATGTTACGCGTTTTGCCGACGCCTGGTTGACTGCTCGGCAGCGCTGGCGTGAACGGAATTATGGGCGGTCTACCGCCGGAAAGGATGACCATGGCTGA
- the coaBC gene encoding bifunctional phosphopantothenoylcysteine decarboxylase/phosphopantothenate--cysteine ligase CoaBC, which yields MQGNRILLVVGGGIAAFKIPELIRLLRKQGMAVTPVLTQAGAQFVTPLTLSALAEAPCHQELFDLTRESEMGHIELSRAADLVVVAPATADLMARMAGGLANDLASTLLLATNKPVLIAPAMNVRMWEHAATQRNRATLAEDGILFVGPDEGSMACGEFGEGRMAEPEAILEAIQRHLGERPLRLPPEAVVRLPPRGSLAGKHILVTSGPTHEPIDPVRYLANRSSGAQGTAIGAALRDLGARVTFVTGPASVPPPEGVEVIRVETAEEMRVAVEHALPVDAAVMAAAVADWKVKNASASKIKKDGCGRMPVLEFSENPDILAWLSRLSLGRPKLVVGFAAETDDVIAHATEKRLRKGCDWILANDVRPGTEIMGGTENAVTLISDQGVESWPRMAKDEVAARLAARISLALEGR from the coding sequence ATGCAAGGCAATAGAATCCTGCTGGTGGTCGGGGGCGGAATCGCCGCCTTCAAGATCCCCGAGCTCATCCGGCTTTTACGCAAGCAGGGCATGGCGGTGACGCCGGTTCTGACGCAGGCGGGTGCGCAATTCGTGACACCGCTGACCCTGTCGGCTTTGGCCGAGGCGCCCTGTCATCAGGAGCTCTTTGACCTCACGCGCGAATCCGAGATGGGCCATATCGAGCTGTCGCGCGCCGCCGATCTGGTGGTGGTTGCGCCGGCGACGGCGGATCTCATGGCGCGGATGGCGGGGGGGCTTGCCAATGATCTGGCCTCGACGCTGCTTTTGGCCACGAATAAGCCGGTGCTGATCGCGCCTGCGATGAATGTGCGCATGTGGGAACATGCCGCAACCCAGCGCAATCGCGCGACTTTGGCCGAGGATGGCATTCTCTTTGTTGGTCCCGATGAGGGCTCTATGGCCTGCGGTGAATTCGGCGAGGGCCGGATGGCCGAGCCCGAGGCAATCCTCGAGGCGATCCAGCGTCATCTCGGCGAGCGCCCGCTGCGGCTGCCGCCTGAGGCGGTGGTGAGGCTTCCGCCGCGCGGTAGCCTTGCGGGCAAGCATATTCTGGTGACCTCTGGCCCGACGCATGAGCCGATTGATCCGGTGCGCTATCTCGCCAACCGCTCGTCCGGGGCGCAGGGGACGGCGATTGGCGCGGCGCTCCGCGATCTCGGTGCGCGCGTGACTTTTGTGACCGGCCCGGCCAGCGTGCCTCCGCCCGAGGGCGTAGAGGTCATCCGGGTCGAGACAGCCGAGGAAATGCGCGTCGCGGTCGAGCATGCGCTGCCGGTCGATGCGGCGGTGATGGCAGCGGCTGTGGCCGATTGGAAGGTCAAGAACGCCAGCGCCTCGAAGATCAAGAAAGACGGCTGCGGCCGGATGCCGGTGCTCGAATTCAGCGAGAACCCGGATATTCTGGCGTGGTTGAGCCGGCTTTCGCTGGGGCGGCCAAAGCTCGTCGTGGGCTTTGCCGCCGAAACCGACGATGTGATCGCCCATGCCACCGAAAAACGCCTGCGCAAGGGCTGTGACTGGATCCTGGCCAATGATGTGCGCCCGGGGACCGAAATCATGGGCGGGACCGAGAATGCGGTGACGCTGATTTCGGATCAGGGCGTCGAAAGCTGGCCGCGCATGGCCAAGGACGAGGTTGCGGCGCGGCTTGCCGCGCGGATCTCGCTTGCGCTGGAGGGGCGGTGA
- a CDS encoding YifB family Mg chelatase-like AAA ATPase, whose protein sequence is MVAIAYTVAFEGIEGRLVEVQCSVAPGLPSFTIVGLPDKAVNEAKERLRSAFSAMAIAMPSRRITINLSPADLPKEGSHFDLPIALAVLAAVEILPAEELAHILSLGELSLDGRIVAVAGALPAAMAAAEEDRALLCPAPCGGEAAWIASVPVFAPASLREAVDHLTGRAPLRRAAPGEVARHADGPDLADVRGQERARRALEIAAAGRHHLLMSGPPGSGKSMLAKRLPSILPPLSPEETLETSMIYSLAGNLKSGAISRQSPFCEPHHTASMAAIIGGGRGARPGQVSLAHNGVLFLDELPEFPRAVLDTLRQPIETGEVVVARANAHIRYPCRFLLVAAANPCRCGYLADASRACARVPQCGADYMGKISGPLMDRFDLRVEVPAVSLADLDIRTPGEASAPVAGRVAAARQIQHDRFAAHPQIRVNADAAGSLLEEIATPDTEGRDLLLRAAEKLGLTARGYHRVLRTARTIADLAASPQVRSPHIAEAVSYRLPFIAGG, encoded by the coding sequence ATGGTCGCCATCGCCTATACGGTCGCTTTCGAGGGGATCGAGGGTCGGCTTGTCGAGGTGCAATGCTCAGTTGCGCCGGGACTGCCCTCGTTTACCATCGTCGGTCTGCCCGATAAAGCGGTGAATGAAGCCAAAGAGCGGCTGCGCTCGGCGTTTTCGGCCATGGCAATCGCCATGCCGTCGCGCCGCATCACCATCAACCTCTCCCCCGCCGATCTCCCGAAAGAGGGCTCTCATTTCGACCTGCCGATCGCGCTCGCAGTTCTGGCAGCCGTCGAGATCCTACCTGCCGAAGAGCTCGCCCATATCCTGTCGCTGGGTGAGCTGTCCCTCGACGGGCGCATCGTCGCCGTCGCGGGCGCGCTTCCTGCCGCCATGGCCGCCGCAGAGGAAGATCGCGCACTCCTCTGCCCAGCCCCCTGCGGTGGTGAGGCGGCGTGGATCGCCTCGGTCCCGGTGTTTGCCCCGGCGTCTTTGCGCGAGGCGGTCGATCACTTGACCGGCCGCGCGCCGCTGCGCCGCGCCGCGCCGGGCGAAGTCGCGCGCCATGCCGATGGCCCGGATCTTGCCGATGTACGGGGGCAGGAACGCGCCAGACGCGCGCTCGAAATCGCCGCGGCAGGGCGGCATCATCTGCTCATGTCCGGACCACCCGGTTCTGGAAAATCTATGCTTGCCAAAAGATTGCCAAGCATTCTTCCGCCACTTTCTCCGGAAGAGACGCTCGAGACCTCGATGATTTACTCCCTTGCCGGAAATCTCAAATCCGGCGCGATTTCACGTCAATCGCCCTTCTGCGAGCCGCATCATACCGCCTCGATGGCCGCGATTATCGGGGGTGGACGTGGCGCCCGCCCGGGGCAAGTCAGCCTTGCGCATAACGGCGTTCTCTTTCTCGATGAGCTGCCCGAATTCCCTCGCGCCGTGCTCGACACCCTGCGCCAACCAATCGAGACCGGCGAGGTCGTCGTCGCGCGCGCCAATGCTCATATCCGCTATCCCTGCCGCTTCCTGCTAGTCGCGGCGGCCAATCCCTGCCGCTGCGGTTATCTTGCAGATGCCTCCCGCGCCTGCGCCCGCGTCCCGCAATGCGGCGCGGATTATATGGGTAAGATTTCCGGGCCGTTGATGGACCGCTTCGATCTCAGGGTCGAGGTTCCGGCCGTCAGTCTCGCCGATCTCGATATTCGCACACCGGGAGAGGCCAGCGCGCCGGTCGCGGGTCGGGTTGCGGCCGCACGCCAGATCCAGCACGACCGGTTCGCGGCCCATCCGCAGATCCGGGTCAATGCTGATGCGGCAGGCAGTCTTTTGGAAGAGATTGCCACCCCGGACACCGAAGGCCGCGATCTGCTTTTGCGCGCAGCCGAGAAACTCGGGCTGACCGCGCGCGGCTATCATCGCGTGCTGCGCACCGCCCGGACAATCGCAGATCTCGCCGCGAGCCCGCAGGTCCGAAGCCCGCATATCGCCGAAGCGGTCAGCTACCGCCTGCCATTTATCGCAGGCGGTTAG
- the gshB gene encoding glutathione synthase, which produces MSLYVALQMDPIENVSIQGDSSYRLGLEAEARGHRLFEYTADRLSYSEGRVLATGRKITLRREEGNHVTFGDWETVDLRDFDVVWLRQDPPFDMAYITTTHLLDRVHPETYVVNDPFWVRNSPEKLLVLDFPDLTPPTLITRNIEDIRAFRRKHGDIIVKPLYGNGGAGVFHLRPEDPNLSSLMETFTAINREPVIAQKYLPAVVKGDKRVILVDGEPVGAINRVPAAGEARSNMHVGGRPEPVGLTEREREICARIGPILREKGLIFTGIDVIDGWLTEINVTSPTGIQELERFDGINAAALIWDAIERRLAARG; this is translated from the coding sequence ATGAGTCTTTACGTCGCTTTGCAGATGGATCCGATCGAGAATGTCTCGATCCAAGGGGACAGCAGCTACCGGTTGGGGCTGGAGGCCGAAGCGCGGGGCCATCGTCTGTTTGAATATACGGCCGATAGGCTGAGCTATTCCGAAGGCCGGGTGCTCGCCACCGGGCGGAAAATCACGCTTCGCCGGGAGGAGGGCAATCACGTCACTTTCGGCGACTGGGAAACGGTCGATCTGCGGGATTTCGATGTGGTCTGGCTGCGGCAAGACCCGCCTTTCGACATGGCCTATATCACGACGACCCACCTGCTCGATCGGGTTCATCCGGAAACCTATGTGGTGAATGACCCGTTCTGGGTCCGGAACTCACCCGAGAAACTGCTTGTCCTCGATTTCCCCGATCTCACCCCGCCGACGCTGATCACCCGCAATATCGAGGATATCCGCGCATTTCGCCGCAAACATGGCGATATTATCGTCAAGCCTCTTTACGGCAATGGCGGGGCCGGGGTGTTTCATCTGCGTCCCGAGGATCCCAATCTGTCCTCGCTGATGGAGACCTTCACGGCCATCAACCGCGAGCCGGTGATTGCGCAGAAATATCTGCCCGCCGTGGTCAAAGGCGACAAGCGGGTGATTTTGGTCGATGGCGAGCCGGTCGGCGCGATCAACCGGGTTCCGGCGGCGGGGGAGGCACGCTCGAATATGCATGTCGGCGGTCGTCCCGAGCCGGTGGGACTGACCGAGCGTGAGCGTGAGATCTGCGCTCGGATCGGTCCGATCTTGCGCGAGAAAGGCCTGATCTTTACCGGGATCGATGTCATTGACGGCTGGCTGACCGAGATCAATGTGACCTCGCCGACCGGCATTCAAGAGCTTGAGCGCTTTGATGGGATCAATGCCGCGGCGCTGATCTGGGATGCCATCGAGCGGCGGCTTGCCGCGCGCGGCTGA
- a CDS encoding YraN family protein, which produces MLDSALLEGRGRAQRSIRGKIGYVSGRMAEEAVADHYAQAGYALAASRWRGKAGEIDLILQKDGGYIFVEVKASADHQQAAERLSRRQMDRICHAACEYVGDLPTGSLTEMRFDAALVDNFGRIEVLENAFGLN; this is translated from the coding sequence ATGCTAGACAGCGCCTTACTGGAAGGGCGTGGGCGCGCGCAGCGCTCCATCCGCGGCAAAATTGGATATGTGAGTGGGCGCATGGCCGAAGAGGCCGTGGCCGATCACTATGCACAGGCGGGATATGCGCTCGCGGCTTCGCGCTGGCGCGGCAAAGCCGGGGAAATCGACCTCATCTTGCAAAAGGATGGCGGCTATATCTTCGTCGAGGTGAAGGCCTCAGCAGACCATCAGCAGGCCGCGGAACGGCTGTCTCGGCGCCAGATGGACCGGATCTGTCATGCGGCTTGCGAATATGTCGGCGATTTGCCGACCGGCTCGCTGACAGAAATGCGTTTTGACGCGGCGCTGGTTGATAATTTCGGTCGGATTGAGGTTTTGGAAAATGCCTTCGGATTGAACTGA
- the rsmI gene encoding 16S rRNA (cytidine(1402)-2'-O)-methyltransferase — protein sequence MATRPDAGLYLVATPIGTARDITLRALDTLNSADVLAAEDTRTLRHLMEIHGVPLRGRRVIAYHDHNADRQRPLILKLLGEGRSVAYASDAGTPLVADPGFRLARDAAEAGFAVHALPGPSALLAGLTVSGLPSDRFMFVGFPPSAKGARQRWLRSWFGIDATIVLFESPRRVKDLLKEFCEIDPGRSTVVCRELTKKFEEVMRGQASELAEAIPEEGLRGEVVVLFGPPEAQEVDEATIRADLGVALAESSVKDASALVAARYGLPKRDVYALALALMKEKE from the coding sequence ATGGCGACCCGGCCCGACGCCGGTCTCTATCTGGTCGCAACCCCGATCGGGACCGCGCGGGATATCACGCTGCGCGCGCTCGATACGCTCAACAGCGCCGATGTGCTCGCCGCTGAAGACACCCGCACGCTGCGTCACCTCATGGAGATCCATGGCGTCCCTTTGCGCGGCCGTCGGGTAATCGCCTATCATGACCATAATGCGGACCGGCAACGCCCGCTGATCCTGAAGCTGCTCGGCGAAGGGCGCAGCGTAGCCTATGCGTCGGATGCCGGCACGCCCCTGGTGGCCGATCCGGGCTTCCGGCTGGCGCGTGATGCAGCAGAGGCGGGCTTTGCCGTTCATGCGCTGCCCGGTCCCTCGGCGCTGCTGGCCGGGCTCACGGTCTCTGGCCTGCCAAGCGATCGCTTCATGTTCGTGGGCTTTCCGCCCTCGGCCAAAGGTGCGCGTCAACGCTGGCTCAGAAGCTGGTTCGGGATCGATGCGACCATCGTTCTCTTCGAAAGTCCGCGACGCGTTAAGGACTTGTTGAAAGAGTTCTGCGAGATTGATCCGGGCAGGTCTACAGTGGTGTGTAGGGAGCTGACGAAAAAATTCGAAGAGGTCATGCGCGGACAGGCCTCTGAGTTGGCAGAAGCCATTCCGGAAGAAGGCTTGCGGGGCGAAGTTGTCGTGCTGTTCGGACCGCCCGAAGCGCAAGAGGTTGATGAGGCGACGATCCGGGCGGATCTGGGCGTCGCTCTGGCAGAAAGCTCGGTGAAGGATGCTTCGGCCTTGGTCGCGGCGCGATATGGTTTGCCGAAACGTGACGTCTATGCGCTGGCTTTGGCGCTGATGAAGGAGAAAGAGTGA
- a CDS encoding penicillin-binding protein activator, which produces MTVSETIRGASKLRRPLARLGAVVSAMFLAACEPTGMGASGPQTGQMIDPKQPVPVALLVPSGSGSADLDWLARSLTNSAKMAAGDAQGATIDLRIYPAGSDPAQAVAQANKAVDEGAKIILGPLFADSANAVGNAVKPRGVNVLSFSNNPDIAGGNLFILGSSFDNVANRLVRYGVKNGKKRILMVAEEDAAGQVGARAIQKAISQNGGTLAGAVNHQVSTSGIDAVIPNIASAANSGNVDAIFVTANQGAVLPYLLDKLNAAGVNSSTTQMMGLTRWDQPAARMQIPGVQGGWFAVPDTTKKAQFDQRYRAAYGEAPHELGSLGYDGVAAISALVRAGKANALTTAGLTQSSGFAGINGTFRLRRDGTNDRALAVGTIRNGQLVVLDPAPKSFSGFGF; this is translated from the coding sequence ATGACCGTCTCCGAAACGATCCGTGGCGCGAGCAAACTGCGCCGTCCTCTGGCGCGGCTCGGCGCCGTCGTCTCGGCCATGTTTCTCGCCGCCTGCGAACCGACCGGAATGGGGGCCTCGGGGCCGCAGACCGGCCAGATGATCGACCCCAAACAGCCGGTTCCGGTGGCCCTTCTGGTTCCCTCGGGCAGCGGCAGCGCCGATCTCGACTGGCTCGCCCGATCGCTCACCAATTCGGCCAAGATGGCCGCGGGCGATGCCCAAGGCGCTACGATCGATCTGCGGATCTATCCGGCGGGCTCGGATCCTGCACAGGCGGTAGCTCAGGCCAACAAGGCCGTCGATGAGGGTGCAAAGATCATCCTCGGGCCGCTGTTCGCCGATTCGGCCAATGCCGTCGGCAATGCCGTGAAACCGCGCGGCGTCAATGTGCTGTCCTTCTCGAACAACCCCGATATTGCGGGCGGCAACCTCTTCATCCTTGGCAGCAGCTTTGACAATGTCGCGAACCGTCTGGTGCGCTACGGCGTCAAGAATGGCAAGAAGCGCATTCTCATGGTCGCCGAGGAAGATGCCGCCGGTCAGGTCGGCGCGCGTGCGATCCAAAAGGCGATCAGCCAGAATGGCGGCACTTTGGCAGGCGCGGTCAACCATCAGGTCTCGACCTCGGGGATTGACGCGGTCATCCCGAATATCGCCTCGGCCGCCAATTCCGGCAATGTCGATGCGATTTTCGTCACCGCCAACCAAGGCGCGGTCCTGCCCTATCTGCTCGACAAGCTGAACGCGGCCGGTGTGAATTCCTCGACCACCCAGATGATGGGCCTGACGCGTTGGGACCAGCCTGCCGCCCGGATGCAGATCCCCGGCGTGCAGGGCGGTTGGTTCGCCGTTCCCGACACCACCAAGAAGGCCCAGTTCGATCAGCGTTACCGTGCCGCCTACGGCGAGGCGCCCCATGAGCTCGGCTCGCTTGGCTATGACGGCGTTGCCGCGATCTCGGCACTGGTGCGCGCAGGCAAGGCCAATGCGCTGACGACGGCGGGCCTGACCCAGAGCTCGGGCTTTGCTGGCATCAACGGCACGTTCCGCCTGCGTCGCGACGGCACCAATGACCGCGCGCTCGCGGTTGGCACCATCCGCAACGGCCAGCTGGTCGTGCTTGATCCGGCGCCGAAAAGCTTTAGCGGCTTTGGGTTCTGA